In Pelosinus sp. IPA-1, a single window of DNA contains:
- the cysK gene encoding cysteine synthase A, whose translation MMKIAKSLTDLIGNTPLLELSNYNGTKNLNAKVIAKLEYFNPMGSVKDRVGYAMIVDGEEKGLIREGTVIVEPTSGNTGIGLAFAATAKGYKLILTMPDTMSIERRNLLKALGAEIVLTPGTQGMKGAIAKAEELLEEFPNSYMPQQFKNLANPAIHRKTTAQEIWQDTEGHVDIFVAGVGTGGTITGVGQVLKEKNPAVKIVAVEPSDSPVLSGGKPGPHKIQGIGAGFVPDIFNPAVVDEIIKVENQDAFKTARDLAKVEGLLVGISSGAALFAATQLALRPENKGKSIVVLLPDTGERYLSTPLFQEE comes from the coding sequence ATAATGAAAATTGCTAAGAGTTTGACAGATTTAATTGGTAACACGCCCTTGCTAGAACTTAGTAATTATAACGGAACTAAGAATTTAAATGCAAAGGTAATTGCTAAACTAGAATATTTTAATCCCATGGGCAGTGTAAAAGATAGGGTAGGCTATGCCATGATTGTAGATGGAGAGGAAAAAGGGCTAATTCGTGAAGGGACTGTCATTGTTGAGCCTACTAGTGGTAATACAGGAATTGGCTTGGCTTTCGCCGCTACAGCAAAAGGTTATAAGCTAATTTTGACTATGCCAGATACGATGAGTATTGAGAGAAGGAATTTATTGAAGGCGTTAGGGGCTGAAATAGTCTTGACTCCAGGTACTCAGGGCATGAAGGGGGCTATTGCTAAGGCGGAAGAGTTACTAGAGGAATTTCCTAATTCCTACATGCCTCAACAATTTAAGAATTTAGCGAACCCTGCAATTCATCGTAAGACGACGGCACAAGAAATTTGGCAAGATACAGAAGGACACGTAGACATTTTTGTTGCTGGTGTAGGCACAGGTGGTACTATAACAGGTGTAGGTCAGGTATTGAAAGAAAAGAATCCAGCGGTTAAAATTGTAGCCGTTGAACCAAGTGATTCGCCTGTATTATCTGGAGGAAAGCCAGGTCCACATAAAATACAAGGCATTGGTGCAGGTTTCGTGCCAGACATATTCAATCCCGCAGTGGTTGATGAAATTATCAAGGTAGAAAATCAAGACGCTTTCAAAACTGCTAGAGACTTAGCTAAAGTGGAAGGGTTGTTGGTAGGAATATCCTCTGGTGCGGCGCTTTTTGCTGCGACTCAATTAGCCTTGCGCCCTGAGAATAAGGGGAAAAGTATTGTTGTACTCCTACCTGACACCGGAGAAAGATATTTATCTACTCCTTTATTTCAGGAAGAGTAA
- a CDS encoding methyl-accepting chemotaxis protein has translation MLRQRSLKTQLVIFFILFAVIPAAVGGAISIYMNVTSTKNSVIQSNSNTSVQIAKQIEIMLDDSKGMTEGLAASPAARSLDGAVIRDMIVNFQQKNPQFELIYVMDKSGMQIARTAGTLANRGDRPYFVEAMKGSTFFTDVYISSFTNAPSVTISVPIKDAAGKSIGVFAADIGLQALWSIAENVKVGKNGYVEIVDHNGVVIAYPDHEKVLKKESFAELEYVKKVIGGQTGSIDAVSSRGDTTISTFSPVNKYKWGVIVNEPLKDVHNVAVSASYILMAILLISILLAAVTAFYIARSIVSPLQKVVDSVQLVAKGDLSQALVAEGALEVNQLVRGVNHMTSALREMISHASSVSESVAASAEELTASATEVGRASEEVATTIQDVAQSATNQVTLSDESAAIMMEMQNGIADAVEAACDVSGASERSEQSAEHGLKQVSHAVMLMSSIQEDVGNAAQKINALGEKSRQIGQIVEVITNIAGQTNLLALNAAIEAARAGEQGRGFAVVADEVRKLAEQSQEAAKEIAEIIGAIQSETIQAVEAMDKGSHEVVEGVKVVSASKVAFEEIYVDVKEMRKRVEKILVLMDNQLSGSGQVGQSINGIADASRTNAASSQEVAAASEEQNASVHEIVTAVSGLATMASELQEVVHKFKV, from the coding sequence ATGTTAAGACAACGGAGCTTAAAAACACAATTAGTTATATTCTTTATTTTATTTGCAGTTATTCCTGCCGCGGTTGGCGGAGCAATCAGTATCTATATGAATGTTACATCGACTAAAAATTCAGTAATACAAAGTAATAGTAACACCAGTGTCCAGATTGCAAAGCAAATTGAAATTATGCTAGATGATTCAAAAGGAATGACGGAAGGGTTGGCAGCCAGTCCAGCGGCACGTTCTCTGGATGGTGCGGTTATCCGTGACATGATCGTAAATTTTCAACAAAAAAACCCTCAGTTTGAGCTTATCTACGTAATGGATAAGAGTGGCATGCAGATTGCGCGGACTGCAGGTACATTAGCAAATCGTGGCGATAGGCCTTATTTTGTTGAAGCCATGAAGGGCAGTACATTTTTCACAGATGTTTACATATCATCTTTTACCAATGCGCCTAGTGTAACAATTTCTGTACCAATCAAAGATGCTGCAGGGAAAAGTATTGGTGTTTTTGCTGCTGACATTGGCTTGCAGGCTTTATGGTCGATTGCTGAGAATGTTAAGGTGGGAAAGAATGGTTATGTTGAAATCGTTGATCATAATGGTGTGGTCATAGCGTATCCGGATCATGAGAAAGTCTTAAAGAAAGAAAGTTTTGCTGAATTAGAATATGTAAAAAAAGTAATAGGTGGGCAAACTGGCTCTATTGATGCTGTGTCAAGTCGTGGTGACACAACAATTAGTACCTTTTCCCCGGTGAATAAATATAAGTGGGGAGTTATTGTAAATGAACCACTTAAAGATGTTCATAACGTAGCTGTATCTGCATCATATATCCTTATGGCAATTTTACTTATATCTATATTGCTTGCAGCAGTAACGGCGTTTTACATAGCTCGTAGCATTGTTTCTCCACTACAAAAGGTAGTTGATTCGGTTCAATTAGTAGCTAAGGGAGACTTATCCCAGGCACTTGTTGCCGAAGGGGCTCTAGAAGTAAACCAATTGGTTCGGGGCGTAAATCATATGACGTCTGCCTTGCGGGAGATGATCAGTCATGCTTCATCAGTTTCTGAGTCAGTAGCGGCTTCGGCTGAGGAATTGACAGCATCAGCCACCGAAGTAGGACGTGCTTCCGAAGAAGTAGCAACTACCATTCAGGATGTAGCGCAAAGTGCTACAAACCAAGTAACGTTATCGGATGAGTCAGCCGCCATCATGATGGAAATGCAAAATGGTATTGCTGATGCTGTAGAAGCTGCCTGTGACGTTTCAGGGGCCTCTGAACGCAGTGAACAATCTGCTGAACATGGCTTAAAACAAGTTAGTCATGCTGTTATGCTAATGAGCAGCATTCAGGAGGATGTAGGTAACGCGGCTCAAAAAATAAATGCGCTTGGCGAAAAATCGCGACAAATTGGCCAAATTGTTGAGGTTATTACCAATATTGCAGGCCAAACCAATCTATTGGCGTTAAATGCTGCGATTGAGGCAGCAAGAGCTGGTGAACAGGGGCGTGGTTTTGCAGTTGTAGCAGATGAGGTGCGTAAACTAGCAGAACAATCTCAAGAAGCAGCTAAGGAAATCGCTGAAATTATTGGCGCTATTCAAAGTGAAACAATTCAAGCGGTAGAAGCGATGGATAAGGGAAGCCACGAGGTAGTAGAAGGTGTTAAGGTAGTTTCAGCATCTAAGGTTGCCTTTGAAGAAATTTATGTAGATGTTAAAGAAATGCGAAAACGAGTAGAAAAAATTCTTGTATTAATGGATAATCAACTAAGTGGAAGTGGACAGGTTGGTCAGTCGATTAATGGTATTGCGGATGCATCTAGAACGAATGCAGCTAGTTCTCAAGAAGTAGCGGCAGCCAGTGAAGAGCAAAACGCTTCAGTGCATGAAATTGTAACAGCTGTTTCTGGTTTAGCAACTATGGCCAGCGAGTTACAAGAAGTTGTGCATAAATTTAAAGTTTAA